In the Clostridium sporogenes genome, one interval contains:
- a CDS encoding transposase produces MARVRRYKREDGVYHVIVRSISEIQVFKNNRDKEMYLAQMKHYKEIYDFKVYAYCIMSNHAHFIIDSNGADISKIMHGLNLKYAMTYNKIYKRHGHLFQDRFKSKIVENNNYLITLSAYIHNNPLQIRGYKECPEKYKYSSLKVYLGTEKDKTGLLDEDYIMQIFGSNPKKARRKYIQFVYMCDDDKLKEEGELENQKTEYRSERSVLLRNFNSRDIIEFISDETGIAKIMMYMKNNKNSKEARALAALLMRCLCDYKVKDICKVIGNVTQPTVSRMCSLAVELIQKKEKYRNIINKFVNYKQVQIAT; encoded by the coding sequence TTGGCAAGAGTTAGAAGATATAAAAGAGAAGATGGTGTATACCATGTAATAGTAAGGAGTATATCTGAAATACAAGTTTTTAAAAATAATAGGGATAAAGAAATGTATTTAGCACAAATGAAGCATTATAAAGAAATATATGATTTTAAAGTTTATGCTTATTGCATAATGTCAAATCATGCGCATTTCATAATAGATTCCAATGGAGCAGATATATCTAAAATAATGCATGGACTAAATCTTAAATATGCTATGACATATAATAAAATTTATAAAAGACATGGACATTTATTTCAAGATAGATTTAAAAGTAAAATAGTTGAAAATAATAATTATTTAATTACATTATCAGCTTATATACATAATAATCCATTGCAAATAAGGGGTTATAAAGAATGCCCAGAAAAATATAAATATTCTAGTTTGAAAGTATATTTAGGAACCGAAAAAGATAAAACTGGATTATTAGATGAAGATTACATAATGCAGATTTTTGGCAGTAATCCTAAAAAAGCTAGAAGGAAGTACATACAATTTGTTTATATGTGTGATGATGACAAGCTAAAAGAAGAAGGTGAATTAGAAAATCAAAAAACTGAATATAGAAGTGAAAGGTCAGTACTTTTAAGAAATTTTAATTCTAGAGATATAATAGAATTTATATCAGATGAAACAGGAATAGCAAAAATTATGATGTATATGAAAAATAATAAAAATTCAAAGGAAGCTAGAGCCTTGGCAGCGTTACTTATGAGATGTTTATGTGATTATAAAGTGAAAGATATATGTAAGGTCATAGGAAATGTAACTCAACCAACCGTATCTAGAATGTGCAGTTTAGCAGTAGAGTTAATACAAAAGAAGGAGAAGTATAGAAATATTATAAATAAGTTTGTAAATTATAAACAAGTTCAAATCGCAACGTAA
- a CDS encoding AraC family transcriptional regulator, which translates to MLEESYGKDLKKINSDENKTIFHIKNESGNGEVTVYELFKGIEVLYNDFHFKYYSSCQEKTNNIIEINYCKVGRFECEFEKDKCLYMSEGDLAINSLKNKKTSLSFFPLSHYHGITILLNLDVIDENKDLFKQFGIDINNIARCSKIEETIVIRANEKIEHIFSELYVVREDSLIPYLKIKIIEMLFFINRLDFFSSKEKRPYYTKKQVDTVKEIEKVIISNLCKHYTLEKLSKRFDMPLTLMKKCFKEVYGTSIYNYLKTYRMQVARKLLKEGKLNVTEVAIQIGYLNPSKFSTTFKNEYGMTPKEFQINVQMDRF; encoded by the coding sequence TTGTTAGAAGAATCATATGGAAAAGATTTGAAAAAGATTAACAGTGATGAAAACAAGACTATATTTCATATAAAGAATGAAAGCGGAAATGGTGAAGTAACAGTTTATGAGTTATTTAAAGGTATTGAAGTATTATACAATGATTTTCACTTTAAGTACTATAGTAGTTGTCAAGAAAAAACAAACAATATAATTGAAATTAATTACTGCAAAGTTGGACGATTTGAATGCGAATTTGAAAAAGATAAATGTTTATATATGTCTGAAGGAGACTTGGCAATTAATTCATTAAAGAATAAAAAAACATCATTATCATTTTTTCCATTAAGCCATTATCATGGAATAACAATATTATTAAATCTAGATGTAATAGATGAAAACAAAGATTTATTTAAGCAATTTGGAATAGACATTAATAATATAGCTAGATGTTCAAAAATAGAAGAAACTATAGTAATAAGGGCAAATGAAAAAATAGAGCACATTTTCTCAGAGCTATATGTGGTAAGGGAAGATAGTTTAATTCCATATTTGAAGATAAAAATAATTGAAATGTTGTTTTTTATAAATAGATTAGATTTTTTTAGTTCTAAAGAAAAACGGCCATATTACACCAAGAAACAAGTAGACACAGTTAAAGAAATTGAAAAAGTTATTATAAGCAACTTATGTAAGCATTATACATTAGAAAAGTTATCTAAAAGATTTGATATGCCTTTAACTCTAATGAAAAAATGCTTTAAAGAAGTTTATGGGACGAGTATATATAATTATCTAAAAACTTATAGAATGCAAGTGGCAAGAAAACTTTTAAAAGAAGGCAAGTTAAATGTTACTGAAGTAGCTATACAAATTGGATATTTAAATCCATCAAAATTTTCAACAACATTTAAAAATGAATATGGCATGACTCCTAAAGAATTTCAAATAAATGTCCAAATGGATAGATTTTAA
- a CDS encoding methyl-accepting chemotaxis protein, whose product MLNSFKKKILGGFLLVTILCVISLTAVSLLEARKIATSQMKNDGIAISSIVRRSLSKNKITDTKEISKILKGIKNDTKEDMVYLSVCDENFKVVAHNDDNMLNTDIDDKEQFENVLKDGKTIALMFKRITGDKVYNVSTPFYEDGKVVGIINVGISIESMNDLIKKGLIETLSISLLILIISFVIASLIARNISKPIESMVSKMDRVSKGDFTVEFHAKGKDEISKLMGSLNKTMESIRNLIVNIKDEVITIDGVSQNLSASSEENSASTTQVSNSVAEVAESSTNQAQQINEATKALMKFGEILDVVNNKVIDVANSSSNIKDSAHDGSIKIDKLVKSVEDIKEIFLSVIDRISSLNGSVIKISEITDVINEIAEKTNLLALNAAIEAARAGESGKGFSVVAEEIRKLAEQVLYSSKNIHTLVESVTNNTYEVSNTTEKVSEKIQVQADSIEDTMSSFKNILGEVEKVTFQVEEVSQKLNMTMDEKGTIVSNVETVSNISQELSASTEEIAAAMEQQASSTEEVSSSAEELTELADRLATLVQNLKIE is encoded by the coding sequence ATGTTAAATAGTTTTAAGAAAAAAATATTAGGAGGTTTTTTATTAGTAACTATATTATGTGTTATTTCTTTGACTGCAGTATCATTATTAGAAGCTAGAAAAATAGCTACTAGCCAAATGAAAAATGATGGTATTGCTATAAGCAGTATAGTAAGAAGATCTTTAAGTAAAAATAAGATAACTGATACAAAAGAAATAAGTAAAATATTAAAAGGTATAAAAAATGATACAAAAGAAGATATGGTATATTTATCCGTATGTGATGAAAACTTTAAAGTAGTTGCTCATAATGATGATAATATGCTAAATACTGATATTGATGACAAAGAACAGTTTGAAAATGTGCTTAAAGATGGAAAGACTATTGCCTTGATGTTTAAAAGGATAACTGGAGATAAGGTATATAATGTATCTACTCCTTTTTATGAGGATGGAAAAGTAGTTGGAATTATAAATGTAGGAATTTCTATTGAAAGTATGAATGATTTAATAAAAAAAGGACTTATTGAAACATTAAGTATATCCTTGTTAATATTAATAATTTCCTTTGTTATAGCTAGTTTAATTGCAAGAAATATATCAAAACCTATAGAAAGTATGGTATCTAAAATGGATAGGGTTTCTAAGGGAGACTTTACTGTAGAATTTCATGCAAAGGGTAAAGATGAGATTTCAAAATTAATGGGATCTTTAAATAAAACTATGGAATCCATAAGAAATCTTATAGTTAATATTAAAGATGAAGTAATAACTATAGATGGGGTGTCACAAAACTTATCCGCTTCTAGTGAAGAAAATTCTGCTTCAACTACACAAGTTTCAAATTCTGTAGCAGAAGTTGCAGAAAGCTCTACTAATCAAGCACAGCAAATTAATGAAGCAACTAAAGCGCTTATGAAATTTGGAGAAATTTTAGATGTTGTAAATAATAAGGTGATAGACGTAGCTAATAGTAGTTCGAATATAAAAGACTCTGCTCATGATGGTTCTATAAAGATAGACAAGCTTGTTAAATCTGTAGAAGATATTAAAGAAATCTTTTTATCTGTTATAGATAGAATTTCTTCATTAAATGGTAGTGTTATTAAAATAAGTGAAATCACAGATGTTATAAATGAAATAGCTGAAAAGACTAATCTTTTAGCTTTAAATGCTGCCATAGAAGCGGCAAGAGCTGGTGAATCTGGAAAAGGATTTTCAGTGGTAGCAGAAGAGATAAGAAAGCTGGCAGAGCAAGTTTTATATTCCTCTAAGAATATACATACATTAGTTGAAAGTGTAACGAATAATACTTATGAGGTTTCTAATACTACAGAAAAGGTATCAGAAAAAATACAAGTACAAGCAGACTCTATAGAAGATACTATGAGTTCATTTAAAAATATACTAGGTGAAGTAGAAAAGGTTACTTTCCAAGTTGAAGAAGTATCCCAAAAATTAAATATGACTATGGATGAAAAGGGTACTATTGTTAGCAATGTGGAAACAGTATCTAATATATCTCAAGAGCTCTCAGCATCTACAGAAGAGATAGCTGCAGCTATGGAACAACAAGCATCTTCTACAGAGGAAGTATCATCTTCTGCTGAAGAACTTACAGAGTTAGCAGACAGACTAGCAACCCTAGTACAAAACTTAAAAATAGAATAA
- a CDS encoding radical SAM protein, whose protein sequence is MRYEGNIYRPPSEANSLILQVTIGCSHNKCSFCSMYKNEKFRVRDLKEIFEDLEESKLYYRRINRIFLADGDALCLKTETLKNILLKIQETHPQCERVGIYATAKDLLRKSVEELKELKKLGLGIVYMGLESGSPEILEDINKGVKVEEYIEASKKAKASGIKSSITVISGLGGKEKWQQHAIETGKSLSLIAPDYVGLLTLLLDEGTEMTEQVKRGEITLLKPEEVMKETKLMLENMNVTNCIFRSNHASNYVALSGTLPMDKEKLMNIIDNILKGDFYYKEDIYRLL, encoded by the coding sequence ATGAGATATGAAGGTAATATATATAGACCACCTAGTGAGGCTAATAGTTTAATTTTACAGGTTACTATAGGATGTTCTCACAATAAATGCAGTTTTTGTTCTATGTATAAAAATGAAAAATTTAGAGTAAGAGATTTAAAGGAAATATTTGAAGATTTAGAAGAGAGTAAATTATATTATAGAAGAATAAATAGAATATTTTTAGCTGATGGAGATGCACTTTGTTTAAAAACAGAAACTCTAAAAAATATATTATTAAAAATACAGGAAACTCATCCCCAATGTGAGAGGGTTGGAATATATGCTACAGCAAAAGATCTATTAAGAAAATCTGTAGAAGAATTAAAAGAACTTAAAAAGTTAGGATTAGGAATAGTTTATATGGGATTAGAAAGTGGTAGCCCTGAAATTTTAGAGGATATAAATAAAGGTGTTAAAGTAGAAGAATATATAGAAGCTTCTAAAAAAGCAAAAGCTAGTGGTATAAAATCATCTATAACTGTAATATCTGGACTTGGAGGAAAAGAAAAATGGCAGCAGCATGCCATAGAAACAGGTAAATCACTATCTTTAATAGCCCCAGATTATGTTGGATTATTGACCCTTCTTTTAGATGAAGGTACAGAAATGACTGAACAAGTGAAAAGAGGGGAGATTACTTTATTAAAACCAGAAGAAGTTATGAAAGAAACAAAATTAATGCTAGAAAATATGAATGTAACTAATTGTATATTTAGAAGTAATCATGCCTCTAATTATGTAGCACTAAGTGGTACCCTACCTATGGATAAAGAAAAATTAATGAATATAATAGATAATATATTAAAGGGAGATTTTTATTACAAAGAAGATATCTATAGATTATTATAA
- a CDS encoding YjdF family protein: MIKLIVLFDDPFWIGIFQKEEDSKFQICKVVFGEEPKDYEVYDFILKNYYKLKFSDPIAMENKPNRKINPKRMQRKIKKTVQEKSIGTKAQQALKLHQENKKAKRKIKSKENHKMQQELKFEKRQEKKTKKKKGH, encoded by the coding sequence ATGATTAAATTAATAGTTTTATTTGATGACCCTTTTTGGATAGGTATTTTTCAAAAAGAGGAAGACAGTAAATTTCAGATATGCAAGGTAGTCTTTGGTGAGGAGCCTAAAGATTATGAGGTATATGATTTCATTTTAAAAAATTATTATAAGCTTAAATTTAGTGATCCAATAGCTATGGAAAATAAGCCTAATAGAAAAATTAATCCTAAGAGGATGCAAAGAAAAATTAAAAAAACAGTACAGGAAAAAAGTATAGGCACAAAGGCACAACAAGCCTTAAAACTTCATCAGGAAAATAAAAAAGCAAAGAGAAAGATTAAGTCAAAAGAAAATCATAAAATGCAGCAAGAGCTTAAATTTGAAAAAAGGCAAGAAAAGAAAACTAAAAAGAAAAAAGGTCATTAA
- a CDS encoding glycerol dehydrogenase, translating into MSKIIISPSKYVQGKEELSNFGLHAKSLGKKFLIISSPNGIERTKNTLEKSCKNFNIQLIFEAFNGECCKEEIARLCSCVESNSCDVVVGIGGGKIFDTAKAVAYYKNTPVVIAPTVASTDAPCSALSVIYTEEGTFSEYLLLPKNPELILVDTSIIAKAPARLLVAGMGDALATYFEARACTNSNSDTLAGGKGTNSAFALAKLCYKTLLRDGLKAKFAVANKVSTKAVENIIEANTFLSGIGFESCGLAAAHAIHNGFTVLDQCHHLYHGEKVAFGTLAQLVLENSPLEEIEEVIDFCLDVNLPITLEDMGIKEINKEDIMSVAKATCAEGETIFNMPFKVTYDDVYAAILTADNLANLYK; encoded by the coding sequence ATGAGTAAAATAATAATTTCCCCAAGTAAATATGTTCAAGGAAAAGAAGAGTTATCTAATTTTGGGCTTCATGCTAAATCTTTAGGTAAAAAATTCTTAATAATCTCTAGTCCAAATGGAATAGAAAGAACTAAAAATACTTTAGAAAAAAGTTGTAAAAATTTTAATATACAATTAATATTTGAAGCATTTAATGGAGAATGTTGTAAAGAAGAAATAGCTAGATTATGTTCATGTGTGGAATCTAATAGTTGTGATGTAGTGGTTGGTATTGGTGGAGGTAAAATTTTTGATACAGCTAAAGCTGTTGCTTATTATAAAAATACCCCAGTTGTTATTGCTCCAACTGTAGCTTCTACAGATGCTCCTTGTAGTGCCCTATCAGTAATATACACAGAGGAAGGAACATTCTCAGAGTACTTATTACTTCCTAAAAATCCTGAATTAATATTAGTAGACACTTCTATAATCGCTAAAGCTCCCGCAAGACTTTTGGTAGCAGGTATGGGTGATGCTTTAGCAACCTATTTTGAAGCTAGAGCTTGTACAAATTCAAATTCAGATACTTTAGCTGGTGGTAAAGGAACTAATAGCGCTTTTGCTTTAGCTAAACTTTGCTATAAAACTCTTTTAAGGGATGGACTTAAAGCAAAATTTGCTGTAGCAAATAAAGTTTCCACTAAGGCTGTAGAAAATATTATTGAAGCAAATACTTTTTTAAGTGGAATTGGCTTCGAAAGTTGTGGTTTAGCAGCAGCTCATGCCATTCATAATGGATTTACAGTATTAGACCAATGTCATCATTTATATCATGGTGAAAAAGTTGCCTTTGGAACTTTGGCACAACTAGTTTTAGAAAACAGCCCACTAGAGGAAATTGAAGAAGTTATAGATTTCTGTTTAGATGTAAATCTTCCAATAACTCTAGAAGATATGGGAATTAAAGAAATAAATAAAGAAGACATTATGAGCGTTGCTAAAGCTACATGTGCTGAAGGGGAAACTATTTTTAATATGCCTTTTAAAGTTACTTATGATGATGTTTATGCTGCTATCCTTACTGCAGATAATTTAGCAAACTTGTATAAATAA
- a CDS encoding salicylate synthase — protein MNNILNDYKIISYYEEKKLLNKDMYFTAAQICENSFYKDYIMYENNGELSIGMGRFATVIATPDEVTVEVMKKTFTFDNEDINSTLHNAFMSIPIKNWRAYGIANFGLAYYNYQLPLTKEGQILLKMFIPKLELRLENGIISIRALDSEDLAKMNEFVEKLNQDIKKEYELENRIEKSKIMKVNILDDTSEYYKSIVKKAVEEIKNEKYEKVILSRKILIDKELDIFGSYIAGRRINNPARSYILNLQGLQVIGYSPETVAEISKDGMVSTFPLAGTRAVGINEEETNKLKEELLRDPKEIAEHAVSVKLAYEELEKVCELDSVHVNEFMSVLERGTVQHLASRLKGKLKKGYNEWHAFNALFPAVTASGIPKKKAIEAIEILEEEPRDLYSGSVLTYDSDGTIDAALVLRSIYQDDKNTWLRAGAGIVELSLPERELVETCEKLSSVSNQLIFLE, from the coding sequence ATGAATAATATATTAAATGATTATAAGATAATATCATACTATGAAGAAAAAAAATTATTAAATAAAGATATGTATTTTACTGCTGCGCAAATTTGTGAAAATAGTTTTTATAAAGACTATATTATGTATGAAAACAATGGAGAATTGTCAATAGGAATGGGAAGGTTTGCTACAGTTATAGCTACACCAGATGAAGTTACAGTGGAAGTAATGAAGAAAACTTTTACCTTTGATAATGAGGATATAAATAGTACCCTTCATAATGCATTTATGTCTATTCCTATAAAAAATTGGCGTGCTTATGGTATTGCGAATTTTGGACTAGCATATTATAATTACCAATTGCCTTTAACAAAAGAGGGACAAATTCTTCTTAAGATGTTTATTCCTAAATTAGAATTACGATTAGAAAATGGAATAATTTCTATTAGGGCATTAGATTCAGAAGATTTAGCTAAAATGAATGAATTTGTAGAAAAGCTAAATCAAGACATTAAAAAAGAATATGAATTGGAAAACAGAATAGAAAAATCTAAAATAATGAAAGTGAATATTCTTGATGATACATCAGAGTATTATAAAAGCATTGTAAAAAAAGCTGTAGAAGAAATTAAGAATGAAAAATATGAAAAAGTTATTCTTTCTCGAAAGATTTTAATAGATAAAGAATTGGATATCTTTGGTAGTTATATTGCAGGAAGGCGAATCAATAATCCAGCAAGATCTTATATATTAAACTTACAAGGGTTACAAGTAATAGGATATAGCCCGGAAACAGTTGCTGAAATAAGTAAAGATGGAATGGTTAGTACATTTCCTCTTGCGGGTACTAGAGCTGTAGGAATAAATGAAGAGGAAACAAATAAATTAAAAGAAGAGCTATTAAGAGATCCAAAGGAAATTGCAGAACATGCTGTATCTGTAAAACTAGCTTATGAGGAATTAGAAAAAGTTTGTGAGCTAGATAGTGTACATGTTAATGAATTTATGTCTGTATTAGAGAGAGGAACGGTTCAACATTTAGCATCAAGATTAAAAGGAAAATTAAAAAAAGGATATAATGAATGGCATGCCTTTAATGCACTTTTCCCAGCAGTAACAGCATCAGGAATTCCTAAAAAGAAAGCTATTGAAGCTATTGAAATACTAGAGGAAGAACCTAGAGATCTTTATAGTGGTAGTGTTTTAACCTATGATAGTGATGGAACAATAGATGCAGCTCTTGTTTTACGTTCTATATATCAGGATGATAAAAATACATGGTTGCGAGCAGGAGCTGGAATTGTTGAACTATCATTACCAGAGAGAGAATTGGTAGAAACTTGTGAAAAATTAAGTAGTGTCTCAAACCAATTAATTTTCCTAGAATAA
- the aroF gene encoding 3-deoxy-7-phosphoheptulonate synthase — MFIILDQSEVNRIDNINCYLNRLKIAYEVHKTQSSYIIYIKDNLSKENIIFLKNNFKVEMLFSDFGVLVNKKQKDKTIIKLNDLIIGNKNITFVSGPCSVESESQIIKTSKQVKKYGANILRGGAFKPRTSPYEFQGLGKEGIKLLYKAKQITGLPIVSEIMCIKDLQLFSDYVDIIQVGARNMQNYSLLKELGKINKPILLKRGISASIKEFLLSAEYIMLNGNDKIILCERGIRTYENYTRNTMDISAISLLKTLTHLPVFADPSHATGNKQLIMPLTLASVAAGADGIVIESHICPEKALSDGEQSILPLELEKIISTSNKIKSLCNEIL; from the coding sequence ATGTTTATTATTTTAGATCAATCTGAAGTAAATAGAATTGATAATATTAATTGTTATCTTAATAGATTAAAAATAGCATATGAAGTCCATAAAACACAAAGTTCATATATTATTTATATAAAAGATAATTTATCCAAAGAGAATATTATCTTTTTAAAAAATAATTTTAAAGTTGAAATGCTATTTTCTGATTTCGGAGTATTAGTAAATAAAAAACAAAAAGATAAAACTATTATTAAATTAAATGATTTAATAATTGGAAATAAAAATATAACATTTGTCTCTGGACCGTGTTCAGTAGAATCAGAATCACAGATAATAAAAACCTCTAAACAAGTAAAGAAATATGGAGCAAATATTCTTAGAGGTGGTGCATTTAAACCTAGAACATCACCTTATGAGTTTCAAGGCTTAGGAAAGGAAGGTATAAAATTATTATATAAAGCAAAACAAATCACAGGTCTACCTATAGTTAGTGAAATAATGTGTATAAAAGATTTACAACTATTTTCTGATTATGTAGATATAATTCAAGTTGGTGCTAGGAATATGCAAAACTATTCCTTATTAAAAGAACTTGGTAAAATAAATAAACCTATATTACTTAAAAGAGGAATTAGTGCTAGTATAAAAGAATTTCTATTAAGTGCTGAATACATAATGCTAAATGGTAATGACAAAATTATACTTTGTGAAAGAGGTATTCGTACATATGAAAATTATACAAGAAATACAATGGACATTTCAGCCATATCACTTCTTAAAACTCTGACTCACTTGCCTGTATTTGCAGACCCTAGTCATGCTACTGGAAATAAACAACTTATTATGCCTCTAACTTTGGCCTCTGTGGCTGCAGGAGCAGATGGGATAGTCATTGAATCCCATATATGTCCTGAAAAAGCTTTATCAGATGGTGAACAATCTATTTTACCTTTAGAACTAGAAAAAATAATATCTACATCTAATAAAATTAAATCTCTTTGTAATGAAATATTATAA